A section of the Agrobacterium tumefaciens genome encodes:
- a CDS encoding TrmH family RNA methyltransferase, giving the protein MASEAEHPFFGQRALIPVEDPTDPRIAAFRDIRERDLTGRQGRFIAEGTVVLRMLAAAHKAGGAFAAESILILRNRLSGVADILAEIPDDVPVYVAEAPVLDGIVGFHLHRGILALGRRVRDDGLEETIAALPASSLVLVGCGISNHDNLGAMFRNAAAFYADAVLLDETCCDPLYRKALRVSVGSVLSVPYHRGGGAVAMLERLSGAGFAIWSLSPGGETEIRDIPRSGRMALVIGTEGEGLPQSVLSRFHTARIAQSPQLDSLNAGTASGLALYQMAGVMGRV; this is encoded by the coding sequence ATGGCCAGTGAGGCCGAACATCCATTTTTCGGTCAGCGGGCGCTGATCCCGGTTGAAGACCCGACCGACCCGCGCATTGCCGCCTTTCGCGACATTCGCGAGCGTGATCTCACCGGCCGGCAGGGGCGTTTCATTGCCGAGGGTACGGTGGTGCTGCGCATGCTGGCTGCCGCTCACAAGGCGGGTGGGGCCTTTGCGGCGGAAAGCATCCTGATCCTGCGCAACCGTCTTTCCGGCGTTGCGGATATCCTTGCCGAAATCCCCGATGATGTCCCGGTTTACGTGGCGGAAGCGCCGGTGCTGGATGGTATTGTCGGTTTCCACCTGCATCGCGGCATTCTGGCGCTCGGGCGGCGCGTGCGCGATGATGGGCTGGAAGAGACGATAGCAGCACTTCCCGCCTCGTCTCTGGTGCTCGTCGGCTGCGGCATCTCCAACCACGACAATCTCGGTGCCATGTTCCGCAATGCGGCAGCCTTTTATGCCGATGCGGTGCTGCTGGACGAGACGTGCTGCGATCCGCTCTATCGCAAGGCGCTGCGGGTTTCCGTCGGGTCGGTGCTCTCGGTTCCCTATCACCGCGGCGGCGGGGCGGTCGCGATGCTGGAGCGGCTTTCCGGGGCTGGTTTTGCAATCTGGAGCCTTTCGCCGGGTGGCGAGACCGAAATCCGCGATATTCCCCGCTCCGGGCGGATGGCGTTGGTCATCGGCACGGAAGGCGAGGGCTTGCCGCAATCGGTACTGTCTCGGTTTCATACGGCGAGGATTGCGCAGTCGCCGCAGTTGGATAGCCTGAATGCGGGCACGGCCTCCGGGCTCGCGCTTTATCAGATGGCGGGGGTGATGGGGCGGGTGTAG
- the chpT gene encoding histidine phosphotransferase ChpT — MTSKLNITLSGPDLAALLCSRVCHDVISPVGAINNGLELLDEGGTDDDALDLIRTSALNASVRLKFARLAFGASGSAGASIDTGEAEKAAQDFAAAEKKAEVSWNGPRAIVAKNRVKLLLNLFLVAYGAIPRGGNVDVLLENPDGDARFEITVKGRMMRVPAKFVEIYEGRLEEAVDAHSVQPYYTLLLAEEANMEVDYKVHDDRIVFTAKSITA, encoded by the coding sequence ATGACCAGCAAACTCAATATCACGCTGTCCGGTCCCGATCTGGCGGCCCTTTTGTGCAGCCGTGTGTGCCATGACGTGATATCCCCTGTCGGCGCGATCAATAACGGCCTCGAACTTCTGGACGAGGGCGGCACGGATGACGACGCCCTCGACCTCATCCGCACGTCCGCCCTTAACGCATCCGTGCGGCTTAAGTTCGCCCGCCTTGCATTCGGCGCTTCCGGTTCCGCCGGCGCGTCGATCGATACCGGCGAGGCCGAAAAGGCTGCGCAGGATTTCGCCGCCGCCGAAAAGAAGGCGGAGGTCAGCTGGAACGGTCCGCGCGCCATCGTTGCGAAGAATCGTGTCAAACTTCTGCTCAACCTTTTCCTCGTCGCTTACGGCGCGATCCCGCGCGGCGGTAATGTGGATGTGCTGCTGGAAAATCCCGATGGCGACGCCAGGTTCGAGATCACCGTCAAGGGCCGGATGATGCGCGTGCCGGCGAAGTTCGTGGAAATTTACGAGGGCCGGCTGGAAGAGGCGGTCGACGCCCATTCCGTGCAGCCATACTACACGCTGCTTCTGGCTGAAGAGGCCAACATGGAGGTGGACTACAAGGTGCATGACGATCGCATTGTCTTCACGGCGAAGTCGATCACGGCGTGA
- a CDS encoding DUF1134 domain-containing protein yields MTMRLTKTRTIARLGLGKIVALLASLLMWVAPAAAQNSDQYTFQEVVDAGHGFFGETTGGLAKVVERAFQQYGLPNGYILGQEGSGAFVAGLTYGEGTLYTKNAGQHPVFWQGPSLGLDYGGQGTRAMMLVYNLPSVDSLYRRYGGVSGSAFIVAGVGMTYLKSSDVTLAPIRTGIGARLGINVGYLKLTQQPTWNPF; encoded by the coding sequence ATGACGATGCGCCTTACGAAAACCCGCACCATTGCACGCCTCGGACTGGGAAAGATTGTTGCGCTCCTTGCGAGCCTGTTGATGTGGGTTGCGCCGGCGGCGGCCCAGAACAGCGATCAGTATACTTTCCAGGAAGTCGTGGATGCAGGCCACGGATTCTTCGGTGAAACCACAGGCGGCCTTGCCAAGGTGGTGGAGCGGGCCTTCCAGCAATATGGCCTTCCGAACGGCTACATTCTCGGCCAGGAAGGCTCCGGCGCCTTCGTAGCCGGCCTCACCTACGGCGAAGGCACGCTCTACACCAAGAATGCCGGCCAACACCCCGTCTTCTGGCAAGGACCGTCGCTCGGGCTTGATTATGGCGGACAGGGCACCCGCGCCATGATGCTGGTCTATAATCTGCCCTCCGTCGATTCGCTTTATCGCCGTTATGGCGGCGTCAGTGGCTCCGCCTTCATCGTCGCCGGCGTCGGCATGACCTATCTGAAAAGCAGCGACGTGACGCTGGCGCCCATCCGCACCGGCATCGGCGCGCGCCTCGGCATTAACGTCGGTTACCTGAAGCTCACCCAGCAGCCGACCTGGAACCCGTTCTGA